Proteins from one Acidobacteriota bacterium genomic window:
- a CDS encoding tetratricopeptide repeat protein yields the protein MDSAALAATARQLEAEGKLEEAARIYLDLLRADPTSATHAYHAGVCLQRLGKHREALAHHARALELWPDMGWALLRKAECLFALGLSQQARFELHRAWDRFQGTPGQENLLRKVTVLWTQCLEKEGKLDQAVRAARKAVELDPGNVFRHYHLGKLLQAVGQTVEAIGSFQEAARLDGSKDYIFDHLARTLDTAGQTDKAMDVFRAFPAGKRNWYFHLHFAEYLAARGHMREARWEAGASVVAQAKPNPGGWFLLGKLLVAEGRPAEARWCLETAVRDRQEAYGKDFPEAREWLERLRAPAADSPPGESEPRGERPELFLSGRIQRWDERRGFGFVQPDGESGGETFFVHVSACRGFTPALGLRVRFLPCVGRKGGEAIRVRPAEKTGRRSVGGPSPAGE from the coding sequence ATGGATTCAGCCGCGCTGGCCGCCACGGCCAGACAACTGGAAGCGGAAGGCAAGCTGGAGGAAGCCGCCCGGATCTACCTGGACTTGCTGCGGGCGGATCCGACCTCGGCCACCCACGCGTATCACGCGGGCGTTTGCCTGCAGCGGTTGGGCAAGCACCGGGAGGCGCTGGCCCACCACGCCCGCGCCCTGGAACTCTGGCCGGACATGGGTTGGGCCCTGCTGCGCAAGGCGGAGTGCCTCTTCGCCCTGGGCCTGTCGCAACAAGCCCGTTTCGAGCTCCACCGGGCGTGGGACCGCTTCCAGGGGACGCCGGGGCAGGAAAACCTGTTGCGCAAGGTGACGGTGTTGTGGACCCAGTGCCTGGAAAAGGAAGGCAAGCTCGATCAGGCCGTCCGCGCGGCGCGCAAGGCCGTGGAACTGGATCCGGGCAACGTCTTCCGGCATTACCATCTGGGCAAGCTGCTTCAAGCCGTCGGCCAGACAGTCGAGGCCATCGGTTCGTTTCAGGAAGCGGCCCGGCTGGACGGGAGCAAGGACTACATCTTCGACCACCTGGCCCGGACGCTGGACACCGCCGGCCAGACGGACAAGGCCATGGACGTGTTTCGCGCGTTCCCGGCCGGCAAACGCAACTGGTATTTCCATCTGCATTTCGCGGAATATCTCGCCGCCCGCGGACACATGCGGGAGGCCCGGTGGGAGGCCGGCGCATCGGTGGTCGCACAAGCCAAGCCCAATCCCGGCGGCTGGTTTCTGCTGGGGAAGCTGCTGGTGGCAGAAGGCCGCCCGGCGGAAGCCCGCTGGTGTCTGGAGACGGCCGTCCGGGACCGTCAGGAAGCGTACGGCAAGGATTTTCCCGAAGCCAGGGAGTGGCTGGAACGGCTCCGGGCGCCGGCGGCCGATTCCCCACCAGGTGAATCGGAGCCCAGGGGGGAGCGCCCGGAGCTGTTTTTGTCCGGCCGGATCCAGCGCTGGGACGAGAGGCGCGGCTTCGGTTTCGTTCAGCCGGACGGCGAATCCGGCGGCGAGACCTTCTTCGTCCATGTGTCGGCGTGCCGGGGCTTCACGCCGGCCTTGGGGCTGCGAGTGCGGTTCCTGCCGTGCGTGGGACGCAAAGGGGGCGAGGCGATCCGGGTTCGCCCGGCGGAGAAGACCGGGCGGCGGAGCGTGGGCGGCCCGTCGCCGGCCGGTGAATGA
- a CDS encoding CRISPR system precrRNA processing endoribonuclease RAMP protein Cas6 codes for MIPRLELKEFRFSIQAAEPVSLPEFFGSALRGAFGHAFRRRVCIFSDAPCETCLLRHTCAYSYVFETPLGPEPGGAGHGGSYAPHPFVLCPPWDSPAELRAGDRLDFHFVLIGRALAYLPYFIVAVEEMGRRGLGPGRGRFRLDEVLEVRPARSRPVYVEGRMSGSAESHPLIWTPEHNPHPDPGELVVQFVTPLRLQTGGRLVVDDFDFGVFFRALVRRIKLLAHYHCGADEPWDIRPVLDLARAVRTLETDCRVTGWLRWSGRQHRDVRLSGLTGFLRIGGELKPILPFLEIGQVIHAGKATAFGFGLYQLNPDFTEGIDA; via the coding sequence ATGATTCCCCGGTTGGAACTCAAGGAATTCCGCTTCTCCATCCAGGCGGCCGAGCCGGTCAGCCTGCCGGAGTTCTTCGGCTCGGCGCTGCGGGGCGCGTTCGGCCACGCCTTCCGCCGGCGGGTCTGCATCTTCAGCGACGCCCCGTGCGAAACCTGCCTGCTCCGACACACCTGCGCCTATTCCTACGTCTTCGAAACCCCGCTCGGGCCGGAACCGGGGGGGGCGGGCCACGGCGGCAGTTATGCCCCGCACCCCTTCGTGCTCTGCCCGCCCTGGGACAGCCCGGCGGAACTGCGGGCCGGCGACCGCCTCGATTTCCACTTCGTGCTCATCGGGCGCGCGCTGGCGTATCTGCCGTATTTCATCGTGGCCGTGGAGGAGATGGGCCGCCGCGGGCTGGGGCCCGGGCGCGGCCGCTTCCGGCTCGACGAGGTGCTGGAGGTGCGGCCCGCCCGCAGCCGGCCGGTGTACGTCGAGGGGCGGATGTCCGGGAGCGCCGAAAGTCATCCGCTCATCTGGACTCCGGAGCACAACCCCCACCCGGATCCCGGCGAACTGGTGGTGCAATTCGTCACGCCGCTCCGGCTGCAAACCGGCGGCCGGCTGGTGGTGGACGATTTCGACTTCGGCGTCTTCTTCCGGGCCCTGGTGCGCCGGATCAAGCTGCTGGCCCACTACCACTGCGGCGCCGACGAACCGTGGGACATCCGGCCGGTGCTCGACCTGGCGCGGGCGGTCCGCACCCTGGAGACGGACTGCCGGGTCACGGGGTGGCTGCGCTGGTCGGGGCGCCAGCACCGCGACGTGCGCCTGAGCGGGCTGACCGGCTTCCTGCGCATCGGCGGAGAGCTGAAGCCCATCCTCCCGTTCCTGGAGATCGGCCAGGTCATCCACGCCGGCAAGGCCACCGCCTTCGGCTTC
- the cas2 gene encoding CRISPR-associated endonuclease Cas2 yields the protein MEDLLISYDVASDKRRRKLFKLLHRWGAPLQKSVFRCRVRDAGFARMRRETEKLIDFETDSVLYVFLCGRCLERVIQAGRPLDVQTQDVKVI from the coding sequence ATGGAAGACCTGCTGATTTCCTATGACGTGGCGTCTGACAAGCGACGGCGCAAGCTCTTCAAGCTGCTCCACCGCTGGGGCGCCCCCCTGCAGAAGAGCGTGTTCCGCTGCCGGGTCCGTGACGCGGGCTTTGCGCGGATGCGGCGGGAGACGGAGAAACTCATCGATTTCGAGACCGACAGCGTGCTGTATGTCTTCCTCTGCGGCCGCTGTCTGGAGCGGGTGATCCAGGCCGGCCGGCCGCTGGACGTTCAGACGCAGGATGTCAAAGTCATATAG